From Salminus brasiliensis chromosome 21, fSalBra1.hap2, whole genome shotgun sequence, a single genomic window includes:
- the cdkn1a gene encoding cyclin-dependent kinase inhibitor 1 isoform X2, translating to MPFHKRVLRSLGNGPARRNLFGPVDREQLQAEYRDALRKDVEDASRRWGFDFVSEKPLDDGDFQWEGVPGVRVPALYRPCTVGEEARSQTAESTSASSTATSSSHSAAGKENVPSSPERYISVPRDLEKTPEKQNSLKRKQTNITDFYQAKRRVVATPRKSGQ from the exons ATGCCGTTCCACAAGCGTGTTCTGCGCTCTCTGGGCAATGGTCCTGCTCGGAGGAATCTGTTTGGCCCTGTGGATCGCGAGCAGTTGCAGGCGGAGTACAGAGACGCTCTGCGGAAGGATGTAGAAGATGCATCCCGCCGCTGGGGCTTCGATTTTGTCTCTGAGAAGCCCCTGGATGATGGAGACTTTCAGTGGGAAGGGGTTCCAGGGGTCCGTGTCCCTGCCCTGTACCGGCCCTGCACTGTAGGGGAAGAAGCACGATCACAGACGGCCGAGTCCACTTCAGCTTCCTCCACAGCAACAAGTTCGTCTCACTCCGCGGCGGGAAAAGAAAATGTTCCCAGCTCACCTGAGAGGTACATCAGCGTCCCTAGAGACCTAGAGAAAACGCCTGAAAAACAGAACAGCCTGAAGAGGAAACAGACCAACATtacag ACTTCTACCAGGCCAAGAGACGAGTCGTGGCCACTCCCAGAAAATCAGGCCAGTGA
- the tmcc2 gene encoding transmembrane and coiled-coil domains protein 2 isoform X1 yields MTCVCVLDDELDKSEVTTLGVPPTASHGGSDGNISVEGVCGAVCEGEAQRTRAALEHLQQKILKITEQIRVEQEARDNNVAEYLKLAHNADKQQAARIKQVFEKKNQKSAQTIAHLHKKLEHYHKKLKEIEQNGLARQPKDVLRDMQQGLKDVGANMRAGISGFGGGVVEGVKGGVSALTHTAAVVSKPREFASLIRNKFGSADNIAHLKETLEECQSEETPRALSGSATLVSSPKYGSDDECSSATSGSGAGSNSGGGGAGGAMSGLGAGISMGMGSPRLDGHHHHHHHSWDALLEGLQEIKASQTQMEDAMEDMKSQLQSDYSYMTQCLQEERYRYERLEEQLNDLSELHQNELTNLKQELASMEEKVAYQSYERARDIQEAVESCLTRISKLELQQQQQQVVQLEGVENANARALLGKLINVILALMAVLLVFVSTMANFITPLMKTRTRVATSVALALFLITLWKHWDWLELWLLPS; encoded by the exons atgacgtgtgtgtgtgtgttagatgaCGAG CTGGATAAGAGCGAGGTGACCACTCTGGGTGTGCCCCCGACGGCGTCCCATGGCGGGTCAGACGGTAACATCAGTGTGGAGGGGGTGTGTGGGGCCGTGTGTGAGGGTGAAGCTCAGCGCACTCGAGCCGCTCTGGAGCACCTGCAGCAGAAAATCCTGAAGATAACGGAGCAGATCCGTGTGGAGCAGGAAGCACGGGACAACAACGTGGCAGAATACCTCAAACTCGCTCACAATGCAGACAAACAGCAGGCCGCCCGCATCAAACAG GTGTTCGAGAAGAAGAACCAGAAGTCAGCCCAAACTATTGCTCACCTGCACAAGAAGCTGGAGCACTACCACAAGAAGCTCAAAGAAATTGAgcag AACGGTCTTGCCCGGCAGCCCAAAGATGTCCTGCGGGACATGCAGCAGGGCCTGAAGGACGTCGGGGCCAACATGCGTGCAGGCATCAGTGGGTTTGGAGGGGGCGTGGTAGAAGGTGTAAAGGGGGGGGTctctgcactcacacacacagcagccgtGGTGTCCAAACCACGGGAGTTCGCCAGCCTCATCCGCAACAAGTTTGGCAGCGCAGATAACATCGCCCACCTGAAGGAGACGTTGGAGGAGTGCCAGTCTGAGGAGACACCACGAGCACTGAGTGGGAGCGCCACACTCGTGTCTAGCCCAAAGTACGGCAGCGACGACGAGTGTTCCAGTGCCACCTCAGGGTCCGGCGCAGGGAGCAACTCTGGAGGGGGAGGGGCTGGGGGAGCCATGTCGGGGCTTGGGGCAGGCATAAGCATGGGCATGGGCAGCCCGAGGCTGGATGggcaccatcatcaccaccaccattcgTGGGACGCTCTGCTGGAGGGACTGCAGGAGATCAAGGCCAGTCAGACACAGATGGAAGATGCCATGGAAGACATGAAGAGTCAGCTACAGAGTGACTACTCCTACATGACACAGTGCCTACAGGAGGAGAGGTACAG GTACGAACGTCTGGAGGAGCAGCTAAATGACCTGAGTGAGCTTCATCAGAACGAGCTGACCAACCTAAAACAGGAGCTGGCTAGCATGGAGGAAAAAGTGGCCTACCAGTCCTACGAGAGAGCCAGGGACATACAG GAGGCTGTGGAGTCGTGCCTGACGCGGATCTCCAAGCTGgagcttcagcagcagcagcagcaggtggtgCAGCTGGAGGGGGTGGAGAACGCTAACGCTCGTGCTCTGCTTGGAAAGCTTATCAACGTCATCCTGGCCCTCATGGCTGTGCTACTGGTGTTCGTTTCCACCATGGCCAACTTTATCACTCCTCTGATGAAGACACGCACTCGCGTGGCCACCAGTGTCGCCCTCGCGCTCTTCCTCATCACACTCTGGAAACACTGGGATTGGCTAGAGCTCTGGCTGCTGCCCAGCTGA
- the cdkn1a gene encoding cyclin-dependent kinase inhibitor 1 isoform X1, translated as MYTHTSCRICWWLTQGGEMCRIMPFHKRVLRSLGNGPARRNLFGPVDREQLQAEYRDALRKDVEDASRRWGFDFVSEKPLDDGDFQWEGVPGVRVPALYRPCTVGEEARSQTAESTSASSTATSSSHSAAGKENVPSSPERYISVPRDLEKTPEKQNSLKRKQTNITDFYQAKRRVVATPRKSGQ; from the exons atgtacacacacacttcctgcaGGATCTGCTGGTGGTTAACTCAGGGAGGCGAGATG tgTAGGATAATGCCGTTCCACAAGCGTGTTCTGCGCTCTCTGGGCAATGGTCCTGCTCGGAGGAATCTGTTTGGCCCTGTGGATCGCGAGCAGTTGCAGGCGGAGTACAGAGACGCTCTGCGGAAGGATGTAGAAGATGCATCCCGCCGCTGGGGCTTCGATTTTGTCTCTGAGAAGCCCCTGGATGATGGAGACTTTCAGTGGGAAGGGGTTCCAGGGGTCCGTGTCCCTGCCCTGTACCGGCCCTGCACTGTAGGGGAAGAAGCACGATCACAGACGGCCGAGTCCACTTCAGCTTCCTCCACAGCAACAAGTTCGTCTCACTCCGCGGCGGGAAAAGAAAATGTTCCCAGCTCACCTGAGAGGTACATCAGCGTCCCTAGAGACCTAGAGAAAACGCCTGAAAAACAGAACAGCCTGAAGAGGAAACAGACCAACATtacag ACTTCTACCAGGCCAAGAGACGAGTCGTGGCCACTCCCAGAAAATCAGGCCAGTGA
- the tmcc2 gene encoding transmembrane and coiled-coil domains protein 2 isoform X2 yields the protein MLDKSEVTTLGVPPTASHGGSDGNISVEGVCGAVCEGEAQRTRAALEHLQQKILKITEQIRVEQEARDNNVAEYLKLAHNADKQQAARIKQVFEKKNQKSAQTIAHLHKKLEHYHKKLKEIEQNGLARQPKDVLRDMQQGLKDVGANMRAGISGFGGGVVEGVKGGVSALTHTAAVVSKPREFASLIRNKFGSADNIAHLKETLEECQSEETPRALSGSATLVSSPKYGSDDECSSATSGSGAGSNSGGGGAGGAMSGLGAGISMGMGSPRLDGHHHHHHHSWDALLEGLQEIKASQTQMEDAMEDMKSQLQSDYSYMTQCLQEERYRYERLEEQLNDLSELHQNELTNLKQELASMEEKVAYQSYERARDIQEAVESCLTRISKLELQQQQQQVVQLEGVENANARALLGKLINVILALMAVLLVFVSTMANFITPLMKTRTRVATSVALALFLITLWKHWDWLELWLLPS from the exons ATG CTGGATAAGAGCGAGGTGACCACTCTGGGTGTGCCCCCGACGGCGTCCCATGGCGGGTCAGACGGTAACATCAGTGTGGAGGGGGTGTGTGGGGCCGTGTGTGAGGGTGAAGCTCAGCGCACTCGAGCCGCTCTGGAGCACCTGCAGCAGAAAATCCTGAAGATAACGGAGCAGATCCGTGTGGAGCAGGAAGCACGGGACAACAACGTGGCAGAATACCTCAAACTCGCTCACAATGCAGACAAACAGCAGGCCGCCCGCATCAAACAG GTGTTCGAGAAGAAGAACCAGAAGTCAGCCCAAACTATTGCTCACCTGCACAAGAAGCTGGAGCACTACCACAAGAAGCTCAAAGAAATTGAgcag AACGGTCTTGCCCGGCAGCCCAAAGATGTCCTGCGGGACATGCAGCAGGGCCTGAAGGACGTCGGGGCCAACATGCGTGCAGGCATCAGTGGGTTTGGAGGGGGCGTGGTAGAAGGTGTAAAGGGGGGGGTctctgcactcacacacacagcagccgtGGTGTCCAAACCACGGGAGTTCGCCAGCCTCATCCGCAACAAGTTTGGCAGCGCAGATAACATCGCCCACCTGAAGGAGACGTTGGAGGAGTGCCAGTCTGAGGAGACACCACGAGCACTGAGTGGGAGCGCCACACTCGTGTCTAGCCCAAAGTACGGCAGCGACGACGAGTGTTCCAGTGCCACCTCAGGGTCCGGCGCAGGGAGCAACTCTGGAGGGGGAGGGGCTGGGGGAGCCATGTCGGGGCTTGGGGCAGGCATAAGCATGGGCATGGGCAGCCCGAGGCTGGATGggcaccatcatcaccaccaccattcgTGGGACGCTCTGCTGGAGGGACTGCAGGAGATCAAGGCCAGTCAGACACAGATGGAAGATGCCATGGAAGACATGAAGAGTCAGCTACAGAGTGACTACTCCTACATGACACAGTGCCTACAGGAGGAGAGGTACAG GTACGAACGTCTGGAGGAGCAGCTAAATGACCTGAGTGAGCTTCATCAGAACGAGCTGACCAACCTAAAACAGGAGCTGGCTAGCATGGAGGAAAAAGTGGCCTACCAGTCCTACGAGAGAGCCAGGGACATACAG GAGGCTGTGGAGTCGTGCCTGACGCGGATCTCCAAGCTGgagcttcagcagcagcagcagcaggtggtgCAGCTGGAGGGGGTGGAGAACGCTAACGCTCGTGCTCTGCTTGGAAAGCTTATCAACGTCATCCTGGCCCTCATGGCTGTGCTACTGGTGTTCGTTTCCACCATGGCCAACTTTATCACTCCTCTGATGAAGACACGCACTCGCGTGGCCACCAGTGTCGCCCTCGCGCTCTTCCTCATCACACTCTGGAAACACTGGGATTGGCTAGAGCTCTGGCTGCTGCCCAGCTGA